CGTCCGCCACTCTACTCGTAAAACCGAAGCTCTACTTTCGCGTTCGACTTGCATGCCTAATCCACGCCGCCAGCGTTCGTCCTGAGCCAGGATCAAACTCTTCGTTATAAAAATATATCCTTACTCACTCACCATTCACATCTATCTAATTCGTTTCCTAAATTTCTCTCTAAAGAACAAAAAAAATTACCTCGCTAAAAACAAGGTTTGGCAAAATTGAAACCTACCCTCTCCATGTCAAATTAAAAATTACTTTTTATCTATCTTTTTTTTTAGCTTGCGACAATAAACATCGTCAACTTGCAGAAATTTAATAAGATATTGAATTTGTATGTTTTACAAATATTTTAACTTTGCTATATCGTTAAGAACTTTTCCAGAAGAAATATATGCCTTCCAAACCTGCAAAGTCTCTAATGACATCCTCTTTTTTGCACTTTTTGTAAAAGAGCCTACATGAGGTGTTATTAAAACATTTTCTGATTTAAAAAAATCCAGTGAATCGGGTGGTTCATTTTCAAATACATCTGTTGCGAAACCTAAGATTTTATTTGAACGTAATCCTTGTTCGACTGCATTGATATCAACAATTTTTCCACGTGCTGTATTGATCAGCCAAAGAGGATTCTGAAAAAAAGCAAGGATCGACCCACCAAACATATGAAATGATTTGGGGGTAAGCGGACAGTGAAATGAAAGTAAATTACACCAGGAAAGACCTTCCTCAAAGGATATTGCATCTATTTGTTTATCATCCCATTCTTCCTTAGTTAAGTAAGGATCAACACCCTTTACATTTGCACCAAAAAACCGAAGAGCTGTGGCAACTTTGGTTCCCACTCTGCCAACTCCAACGATCAGCGCTTTTAATTCTGACAATTCCCAATTATTCTGCAAGCCAGATTTCCAATTTCCTGAAAGCAGATTATTCTCTGAGATCTGATGCTGTTTGAGTAGAGCAAAAATAAAAGACATCGTGTGTTCATAAGCAGAAATTGCATTTGCTTCCGGTGTATTGCAGACAATAATATTTTTTCCTTTTGCTTCAGCCAAATCAATATTATCAAAACCGGTACCAGCTCGAATGATCATTTTCATTTTTGGGAATTGATCAAAAAAAACTGAATTTGCTTTCGTTTGAGTTCGGATAATTACTATTTCAGCTTCTTTTTTATTAAGTGTAGAAAAATAACTTTCCCAACCATTTTGCTTGATTTCATGCCAGAATAGTTCCGGCATTTTCTCAGCTACAAAAGTTTTCATTTCTCTAAATTCAAGTAATCATTTTTAAAATTAACATAATGTTGAGCAGATTGATAAATTCCCTGAACATCTTCATCGGAAAGTTGGCGTACAACTTTGGCTGGAACGCCCATAATTAGGCTTCGAGGTGGATAAGTTTTATTTGGAGGAACGACAGCTCCAGCAGCAACGATAGATTCCGTTCCAATTCTGCAACCATCCAGAAGCGTTGCACTCATTCCAATAAGGCAAGCATCTTCTACCGTGCAACCATGCAGCATAGCTTTATGACCTACAGTAACATCGTTTCCAATTTTCACCGGAAATCCGTCACTCATGTCTTTTTTCGTAAAGCGTGTAACATGAATCATAGAGAGATCTTGAATGCTGGTTCGTTCTCCGATCTTAATATAATGAATATCTCCACGGATAACAGCACCAAACCAGACAGAGCTATCCTCTCCAATTTCACACATTCCAATTATTTCCGCTGTTTTTGCTACAAATACTTTTTTTCCTAATTCAGGTTCATATTCTTTGAATTTTGAAATCATTGTTTTTCCTATAAATTTAATTCGTTATAAGTTTTGAAATGGATCTTGGCAACTTCCTGAAGCCTTCCTTTACCATGAATCTTCGCAAATTGTTCTGCAGATTTCTTTACTTTGCCGCTGGCTCCTTTTGGAAAATCCATTTCGTATTTCTTCTCCATTTCTTCCATATTCCATATAAATAAATAGCGTGCAATAATCGAAGCTGCCGCTACAGCCAGATCATCTTCACCTTTGAACTTATGAAGTAGTTCGATCTGCTGAATTTCTTTCAAAGAGGTTTTCAAGGTCTTATCGCTGGCAAACTTATCTACCACTGCACCTTCAAATTTATGCTTAACTTTTAGATTCAATATAACTCTTGCATGCATCCAGGCAAGGAGCTCATTTAATTTTTTATTTTGGGAACGGAACTTTTCATAAAGCTCATTATATTTGGAAGGCATTAACGAAATCGTTTCAATCTGCGGCATGAATTTGGCAAAAAGCTGCTTTGCAATCTTTGCAATTTCTTTATCTTTGATCTGCTTTGAATCTCTAACTCCCAGTTTCTGTAAAGATGGAATCATCGCTGTTTTACAGATAAAACCACACACAACAAGAGGTCCAAAAAAATCACCTTTTCCAGATTCATCAGTTCCAGCCCAAATTTTCCATTTATGATCTGATGCTGTGGTTTCTACTTCTTGATTTAAAATTTGCTGAATTATCGGTCGCAGTTTTGAAGTGGGAGAACCACCCACAACTGGGTTAATTCCTTTTTTTACAGAATTGTATACGTTTACCGGAATTTCATCATTTCCACTGGAAAACTTCAGCTGAACGCCATAATTTATCTCTCGTTCATCGATAAGTTTTAAACCTTTTTTTTCTGCTTCTGCAATAAATTCGGAGATATATTTTAGTAAAATTTTATTCATCAGTATTCAATTATTGCATTCCCAAAAACAACGTCGACATTCAGTAATAGATAAGGTTCTCCTTCCACATAACCAGGTGTGTCATAAATAAAATCACCAAACACAGAAACGGTCTTTTTTGGTAGTTTTGCTTCTGCAAAAACAGCATCGATCTTTATCCTGGCAGGAATATCTGGATTCAAATAGATAACTCCGTTTCCGAAAATTACATTTATTTCAACTTTTGCTGTTTCATTTTGGAGATCAAAATCTCTGAGATCAATATTGCTCTTTCCAAATATCACATTGTATTCTTTTCCAGCTTGTACATGTTCGATATCAGCATTGTTAAACACAACATCATTATCTTTCTTTATGCTGAAAGATAGGCCGAACAGCAATTTTAATCCCCAATATATCAGAATAACAGCAAACACAATTCTTATTATCGGTAAATCGATTTTGAAAACAATCTTTATGATCATCGATAATCCCAGTAACACCAGAACTAAACCCCAAAAAACTCCGCTAAAAACAAAATGCATTTTCACTCCTCCCTCCTAATTATAAAAAATCACTTCAATTTTTCCCAGATCAAATCGATCCTGGTTTTAATTTTCTTAAAAGTTTCACGATAATGGCCGATATCCAAGCCATAAGGATCATCGATATCCTGATTGAATCCGGCATATTCGGAAATCGTAAAAGTTTTTTTGGCTGCATTTGGAAAATTTTCAATCAACATCTCTTTATGTTTTTCCGTCATGGTTAAAATCAACCAGCTTCTGCGAACAACATCATCATTCAATTGTGTAGAAATGTGGTCCGCTGCATTCATTCCATCTTCCGCAAGAATTGCTTTAGAATTTTCTGATATCTGAAAACCACCTCCCAAGAAACCTGCAGATCTTACATCGTATTTCAATCCATCTTTTTCAATTTTATCTTTTAAATAGTAATCTGCCATTGGACTTCGGCAAATATTGGCAGTGCAAACAAACAATATTCTTGGCAATTCATAAGAATTCTTGATTTCATCAAATTTGATTTTTCCTTCTCTCACCAATTTAAGATCTTCTTTTTCATATTTTAGGATTATAGAAGGAATTGCGTCTGCAACTTTGATATTTTTGGGTAAAATAGCAAAATCGAACCAACTTTCAAAATTTGCTTTTATCTTTTTTAGATCAACTTCTGGCTCTTTTCCACTGATATTGATGCTGGTACTAACAATCGGTTTACCGAATTTCTTGATGAACTCACGTAAAAACGGATTGCTGGGAACTCTGAAAGCAACAAAATCATCCACAGAAATATTTTTGAAATGTCCATTTGGATCGGGAAGAATAACTGTTAACTCTCCCGGCCAGTACTGCTGCAGAAGTCTCCTGATCTCCTGCGGAACAAAAACCTGATATTTTTCTAACCAATTTAATTCTGGAATTAAAACAATAAAACCTTTGTTTCCTTCGCGCTGTTTCAATTCATGAATTTTTATAATTGAATCTTGATCGAAAGCAGAGCAACCAATTCCAAACATATGACCTGTATAATGCAGAAATATAGCATCCGGTTTATTCATTTTTTCCGACCATTTATTGTATATCTTCATTATTAATCTAATCCTTTTCTGAGAGCAAATTCGATAGCTTTTAAGATAGTTTGACTGCTTGCTGTTGCACCGGTAATCATATTCACTTCCAAACTTTGTTCATTCAAAACTTTTGCCAGAATAGCTTCACCAGAATAGCCTTTTCCATGATCGTGCTGAAGAAGTTTCAAATCGATTATCTTTCCCTTCTGTACTGTAACTTCCACTTTTGCATTTACCAGTGTAGCATCGAACCAGCCAGTATATACGCCATCTTGCACTTTTTTGACATCTACATTTTCCACCGGGTTTTCTCTCAGTTTTTTTTTGTATTCCAGGAAAGCACAGCTGGCAATTACGGCAAAAATCAATAAAATTATGATAAAAGTAATAATTGGATATTTAATGATTTTTTTCATCTCTTCTCTCCTTTTCTACTCCAAATATTGTATCGGATCGACTGGAACTCCACGTCTGCGAATTTCAAAATGCAGGCTGGGAATTTGAGCTGAACCTGTTTGACCTGAAAGTGCAATAACCTGATTCTTTTTGACCTTGTCACCTTTGGAAACACGCAGCGTTCCGATATGAGAATATAACGTATGAAAACCATTTTTATGATCGATAATGATAAGCTTTCCGGCACCATTATACCATTCTGCAAACGCCACTTCACCATCTTCCACTGAAACAATATTGCTGCCGGTTTCGGCAGAAATATCGATGCCGTCGTTCATCGTGCTTACTTTGTATTCAGCATTATATTGTTCGCCATAAGGTTTAAAAATTTTACCCTGAACTGGCCAGATCAATTTAGCTGTGGGAAACACGTAAGAAAAATCTTCCTCGATGATCTCGGTTTGCAATTTTTTTATCAGATTATCAAGAGCAATCGCATTCTGTTCCAATTCCTTTTTTCTGGCTAAAGCTTTTGCTTTGTCCTGATCCAATTGCTGGATATTGGTTTGAATTGACGCGATTTCATTTGAATATTCTTTGCGTTTTTTATCGGCAACAATGCGCGACCAGATAATATTTTCGTATTCTTTGTTCGCACTTTTCTTCTTCTTTTGCAGAGAATACCATTCAGAATCTACTTTAAAGATCTTTCGTGATGTCATATCGACCATGCTGGCAAGAAGCTTACATTCCAATTTCTTCTGAGGAAACAGCTGACTTTGATAATGAGCTAAAACCAGATTATTAACTTCCGTTTCACATAAATTCAAAAGCTCCTGCAAATAGCTTGATGTGCTTTTTATTTCTTCTAAAGTCGTATCCAATTTCTTTTTGTGCTGTTTTTCGGTTGATCTAAGTTTCTGAACCTTTGATTCCGATTCTTTTTTCTTCTTTTCTGTGTTGTGAAGATCCTGCTGTTTCTGGCGTTTCTGCTCTTCAGTCAATTGGATAAATTCTTCCTGTTTATTGATCTGCTCGTTGATCTCTTCCAGCTGTTTCTGCTTTTCATCGAGATCCTGAGCTGCAAACGCAAACTGCATAAACAGCAGAATAAATACTATCAAAACCTTTTTCATTTTTCCTCTAAATTAATTTTCTGGAGTGTCTATTTTTGTGTCAAGCACAGAGAAGCAAAAATCAGTTTAATTTATTTTTGATTTATTAATTTTATTTTATCAATTGACAACAAAAAGCAGAATCTTCAAATCCAAAAATAAAATTTAAAATATTTGTAGGAGAAAAGATGTTATTTAAGAAAAAGAAAAAAATCAGCTGGAAAAAGAAAGGTGAATTTTTTTATGTTTATATCAATGGAAAAGAGATTTCAGGCGAAATCTCAAATCAGTGGTCAGGAAATGATCTGCTGATCTATCTGGAAGTCATGAACAAATATTATCTTTTACAGGGATATGCATCAGCGCCGAAAGAGGAAGAATTTGAAGCAGTTTTTCTGGCAGAAGGTGAAGAAATCCTGTGGCAGAAATCGGGTGATGGCTATTTTCTTTATGAAAACGGAGAAGCTGTTCAAGATAATTCTACTCCATATTGGATCGATGATATTTTCATGGTCGCTTACAGAAATCAAGACTATTTACTGAAAGATTATGCAGAATCTGAAGAAAATATTCTATCTGCTGCCAGATTGATAAACGATGAAATGCAGGTTTCCTGGATAAAAAAGGGTAAGTACTTTTATTTGATCGCTGATACACTTCTGGATTTGAATCATAATGCTCATCGCTGCAATGATGATCTGATTGTTTACGTGGATGATCTGGAAGCAAATATGCTTCTACAGAATTACCACAACTGTCAGGAAAATACATTTTATGAAACTATCCGTTTGGCGGAGAAAGATCAGCTGATCTATCGCAAAACCGGGAAGTCTAATTTTTCTATCTTCTACAACGAACTCGACATTAGTGCAGATGCAATTGGCACATTTGTCAATGATGATGTTCTGATTTATCTCCCCAAAATCAATTATACAATGCTTTTCCAGAATTTTAAAGGTGACAGCGGAGAAGATTATCAAAGGCCTCAAATTCTGGGCAATGAAGATACGGCATTCTGGAGTGCAGACAGCGATGGATTTTATCTTATCGACAAAGGAATGAATATTTCTCCTGAAGTTAGCAATAACAATTCAAGAATTGGGAATCATCTGCTTTTATTTCATCCGCAATCCTCTACTACTTATCTTTTTGAAGATTATCTGAATAGAAAAGACAACACTCTCCGACCGGCCTTTATTTTATCTCGCACTGCTAATTTCGTCTGGGCAGCCAGCAATAACAGATATAAACTCTGGTATCAGGGAAAAAGAGTGGGAGAATGTGAACATCAGATGATCGGCAATGATCTGATGGTTATGCCAAAATCATTAAAAAAAATGGTACAAATGAAAGATTTTGTAAATTGCCAGGATAATCGATTGCGAGCTGTAGAATCTATTTGACTTTCGTTCCGGAATAAATAAAACTATTCTGTTTCATGCGAATGCAGTTAGATTCCAGTTTACCGATCACATTTCCGCATTCGCATAAAACCTGATCGTTTTTTCTGATGGAGCGATCTTTGGAAATACGGGCAAAGTAACACCTGAGTACTTTGCCCGTTCCTACTTTATAATATTTAAAAAGTTTACTTTTACATTTTGCACATTTTAATGTCAGCAAAACCTTTCTTTCTTCCCTTATTCTGTATAATAGCCTGTCCCCACGACCCAGCTAAAAGGTTTGAAAAGCAGTGCATAAGAACGCTTGGCAACAGGTTCTTCCTGTTTCAGTTTGGGAAACCAGTATTCCACGTAACCACCGCCCTTCTTACCTGCTGCGATAAGATCTTTAATGAAAAAATTGCCATGATGATCTTGTGCTTCCAGTCGATTTTTTCCTTCTACATCTTTATTACCAAAGAGAACAACATTCACACCTTCTGTCGTGTCTGCCCAAAAATAACCATCTTCACCATAACGCAGATCGCGCAGAAGATCGGCACCAAGTTTTTTTGCTTTATCAATAGACATTTCACCAGCTTCATACTTGTTGTAAATCGTCTGCAGCATACTGACGGCTGTTTCCACTTCACATTTTATCAGCATGTCTTTATCCTTGTGAACTTCTGCTGCTGAAAGATTTGCTAATCCTATCAATAATAATAATACTACAAAAATTTTCTTCATGATTCCTCCTTATTTTTTATTCATCTCATCAAATTTACCAGCAGGTGGTTTTGTTCTTTTACCTTTGTCGAAGCTGATGGCATTTGTAGGGCAAACTTCCACACACGTTCCGCAAGAAAAACAATCGGGGATTATTCTGTCCCTTCTCAGGATCGCCTCCATCACTGAAGAAGGACAGCTTTCAGCGCAATTTCCGCAGGCAATGCATTTTCGATAATTAACTTTAATCTTGTAGATACTGATCTTTTCCAACACCCAACCCAGCAAGCCAAAAGGACAGAAAAGATGACACCAGGGACGATAGACAAAGATAGACAACAGAAATAGAATTCCCAGAAAGAAAATTCCGTACGCTGCGAGAGTGGCTGGTTTAAATATTTTGAAAGGATCGAATTCTTCCACCAGATCGAAAGCCCAGATAAAAGCAGCCGCTGTAAAAACAATAAAAAACACGATCCTGACTGTATTTGTGAAAGCAAACGACAATTTGAATTGAGGGATAATAGGTTCGTGTTTCCGGCGATTAATTCTAAAATTGAGGTCTTGAAGCGTTCCAACCTGACAACCCCAGGAACAGATAAACTTATTTGCTAAAACCACAGTGATCAGAAAAAGCGTCATGGCAAATAATCTGGGTGGGAAAATAATCTTAACTTGTCCAAACAAAACGATAGTATCTTTTACCGTTCCCATCGGCCCTGGATCGGCTCCCAGAAAAATACCGAAAATAACAACTGCCACAAAATAAAGCCATTTTCTACGTTCGGAATCGATGGCATTATTACGCAGTAAAAAGAAGATCAGAACCAGAAATATGAACCATAAAACAAATTTCACCAGAATCTTTTTCCAGTCTTTAGCTCCTTCTTCGGCAGCAAATATAATTTGCTTTTTCAAACTGTTTTCGGCTTCAGAAACAGTGAGCGAAAATTCTGAAAACTTCTTTTGCAGTTCTTCTTTTTTAGAAACATCAAAGACCTTTTTCATTACAGGATCTGGAATTTCATTTTGTTTTGCAATTTGTGCCAAAGTCATATCCCTGTCGATACTTATGTTCTCTGGCACTTCAATCTTTTCTTCTGAATTTGACCACATTTTTACAGAAATTATTGAACCAATAATGACGAAAGCAATCAACAAAAAAACACAAACCAATACTTTTACAGATGAATTCATAAACCTCCCCTATAGAATATTAATCCCAATCCAACAACCTTTTCTCTCCATTCAACTTACGAATATCGGTAACATCCTGACTAACTTCCAATGTTCCGATATATTTATCATTTTTGCGTAACGCAAAATATCTGATCTGAACAAATTTTCCTTTCAACTGAATGTGAAAAGATGCTTCATTCTTCTCGCCTGTTTTAAATGAATTCAGAATTTTTTGCACCATGTGAACACTTTCCGGTGGATGGCAATTCTGCACTTTTCTGCCAATGATAGCCGGGGAACGCGGAAAAAATCTATCTTTGGGATTGGAAAAATATTTCACTTCATCATTGGCATCGATAAAGGTGATATCAATCGGCAGGTTATTAAATATACTCTCAATCTGCATATTAGATAATCTGCCAGTTTCACAATTGAAATCTGTCAAATTCACTTTCTTTCTATTTTCAGGTTTTTCAAGGCTTATATGAATTTCGGGTGGATCGATAAAAGAATATCCTATCTCTTTGCTTTGAGCTGCAATCTTTTTCCAATGGCTTTCGGATAGAGTTTCCATGGCAACCGGAAAAACAACCAGATTTTCTTTGAAGATCATGCCATACATCAAAAAGAAAAGCTCTCCAATTTCTTTGTACAGATCGCTATCGAAATCCTGCTTTTTTTTCAGAAGTTTTTTCAGCCATTTCAGTTTCATGCGAATATCATCATCCAAAGACCACATCACAGCAAGCGGACGGCAGTTTTGCCAAACGCGTTCCAGATATGGAAAGAGAATATTTTCTTTTCGCAGAAAATGTTTTTCGATCTGGAGCAATTTATTTAAATTCTGATTGAGT
This genomic interval from Candidatus Cloacimonadota bacterium contains the following:
- a CDS encoding FMN-binding protein, which produces MKKIIKYPIITFIIILLIFAVIASCAFLEYKKKLRENPVENVDVKKVQDGVYTGWFDATLVNAKVEVTVQKGKIIDLKLLQHDHGKGYSGEAILAKVLNEQSLEVNMITGATASSQTILKAIEFALRKGLD
- a CDS encoding threonylcarbamoyl-AMP synthase, which gives rise to MKIYNKWSEKMNKPDAIFLHYTGHMFGIGCSAFDQDSIIKIHELKQREGNKGFIVLIPELNWLEKYQVFVPQEIRRLLQQYWPGELTVILPDPNGHFKNISVDDFVAFRVPSNPFLREFIKKFGKPIVSTSINISGKEPEVDLKKIKANFESWFDFAILPKNIKVADAIPSIILKYEKEDLKLVREGKIKFDEIKNSYELPRILFVCTANICRSPMADYYLKDKIEKDGLKYDVRSAGFLGGGFQISENSKAILAEDGMNAADHISTQLNDDVVRRSWLILTMTEKHKEMLIENFPNAAKKTFTISEYAGFNQDIDDPYGLDIGHYRETFKKIKTRIDLIWEKLK
- a CDS encoding peptidoglycan DD-metalloendopeptidase family protein; the protein is MKKVLIVFILLFMQFAFAAQDLDEKQKQLEEINEQINKQEEFIQLTEEQKRQKQQDLHNTEKKKKESESKVQKLRSTEKQHKKKLDTTLEEIKSTSSYLQELLNLCETEVNNLVLAHYQSQLFPQKKLECKLLASMVDMTSRKIFKVDSEWYSLQKKKKSANKEYENIIWSRIVADKKRKEYSNEIASIQTNIQQLDQDKAKALARKKELEQNAIALDNLIKKLQTEIIEEDFSYVFPTAKLIWPVQGKIFKPYGEQYNAEYKVSTMNDGIDISAETGSNIVSVEDGEVAFAEWYNGAGKLIIIDHKNGFHTLYSHIGTLRVSKGDKVKKNQVIALSGQTGSAQIPSLHFEIRRRGVPVDPIQYLE
- a CDS encoding PAS domain-containing protein gives rise to the protein MSDFVQKQVERREHLLKFSQGILQGKDGKRLLKKYGESIQNITPHDMIFMEEQQLKMGISATQIKEKIEKVMNVIYEPLRNYKWDKPAEDHALSHFMQENEQLKLILQKMKKNLQKKNLEELNQNLNKLLQIEKHFLRKENILFPYLERVWQNCRPLAVMWSLDDDIRMKLKWLKKLLKKKQDFDSDLYKEIGELFFLMYGMIFKENLVVFPVAMETLSESHWKKIAAQSKEIGYSFIDPPEIHISLEKPENRKKVNLTDFNCETGRLSNMQIESIFNNLPIDITFIDANDEVKYFSNPKDRFFPRSPAIIGRKVQNCHPPESVHMVQKILNSFKTGEKNEASFHIQLKGKFVQIRYFALRKNDKYIGTLEVSQDVTDIRKLNGEKRLLDWD
- a CDS encoding gamma carbonic anhydrase family protein; this encodes MISKFKEYEPELGKKVFVAKTAEIIGMCEIGEDSSVWFGAVIRGDIHYIKIGERTSIQDLSMIHVTRFTKKDMSDGFPVKIGNDVTVGHKAMLHGCTVEDACLIGMSATLLDGCRIGTESIVAAGAVVPPNKTYPPRSLIMGVPAKVVRQLSDEDVQGIYQSAQHYVNFKNDYLNLEK
- a CDS encoding 4Fe-4S binding protein; translated protein: MNSSVKVLVCVFLLIAFVIIGSIISVKMWSNSEEKIEVPENISIDRDMTLAQIAKQNEIPDPVMKKVFDVSKKEELQKKFSEFSLTVSEAENSLKKQIIFAAEEGAKDWKKILVKFVLWFIFLVLIFFLLRNNAIDSERRKWLYFVAVVIFGIFLGADPGPMGTVKDTIVLFGQVKIIFPPRLFAMTLFLITVVLANKFICSWGCQVGTLQDLNFRINRRKHEPIIPQFKLSFAFTNTVRIVFFIVFTAAAFIWAFDLVEEFDPFKIFKPATLAAYGIFFLGILFLLSIFVYRPWCHLFCPFGLLGWVLEKISIYKIKVNYRKCIACGNCAESCPSSVMEAILRRDRIIPDCFSCGTCVEVCPTNAISFDKGKRTKPPAGKFDEMNKK
- a CDS encoding cache domain-containing protein — protein: MKKIFVVLLLLIGLANLSAAEVHKDKDMLIKCEVETAVSMLQTIYNKYEAGEMSIDKAKKLGADLLRDLRYGEDGYFWADTTEGVNVVLFGNKDVEGKNRLEAQDHHGNFFIKDLIAAGKKGGGYVEYWFPKLKQEEPVAKRSYALLFKPFSWVVGTGYYTE
- the rnhC gene encoding ribonuclease HIII; translation: MNKILLKYISEFIAEAEKKGLKLIDEREINYGVQLKFSSGNDEIPVNVYNSVKKGINPVVGGSPTSKLRPIIQQILNQEVETTASDHKWKIWAGTDESGKGDFFGPLVVCGFICKTAMIPSLQKLGVRDSKQIKDKEIAKIAKQLFAKFMPQIETISLMPSKYNELYEKFRSQNKKLNELLAWMHARVILNLKVKHKFEGAVVDKFASDKTLKTSLKEIQQIELLHKFKGEDDLAVAAASIIARYLFIWNMEEMEKKYEMDFPKGASGKVKKSAEQFAKIHGKGRLQEVAKIHFKTYNELNL